tcttcgatcgtttacaaactgagttcggagaggaagtgatgccagaaagacagcgccccacaAAGGaagtgatgtaaaaaaaaacgcaCTACAGCCATCTTCttaacagacgcttgtggaaatcacacatgaataccttaaaagaaggatacgcgcaattgcagctatttcggatataacacatctcagacggcaacatagcaatgttgagcgacggttttggataaggcctggtgggatatgtttgtcaacgagtgtgttatGCCTGAAATATTGTCTGCGCCGACGCCGTAGTTGATGaggttcttctttttctctatcttcttgttatgtgacattcatcctccgctgttgccatttctaatataaagtagtgtaaagttcttacttatatctgtcagtaaactcgccataaaagcgctaaaacattcCTGCGTAGtgcgtttacattattcacccaaggaactttagttattagagttccggttggacggtttttcacgggccacatatccggtgtggttgtttctggatgagaagatgctgctccgttattgatttaagtaaagtctaaatgtcattaaaacagttagcgccatcttttgacacttcttccactcccgtccttgcacgctacaccactacaacaaagatgacggggagaagaagctgccacgtaaataagaccacccacaaaacggcgcatccggaagcgactgtcagaaaacgacttgaagatgatctgtaaaacataatctatgcaacattttgaccaaagaaccaccattacatattatgtagaccacaaagaagtgttttaaattcagaaaaaataataatgatatgactcctttaatgcgccctataatccggtgcccctaatatatgaaaaaggaccattcatcggcagtgcgccttataatccggtgcgccctatggtccgaaaaatacggtactggttTGAAAATAGTAACGTGTTGGATTACTTGTTACTGAAAAACATGGTCATTTTAAACCAACCAGCATCAATGTATATATGACATACTTCATAATTCTCTGGACATGTGTATTGGCGTTCAAAATATCCAGTATTAATTTAAAAATGAGAAAAGAGGAACTATTTTATATAGTTGTATGTGGTTGCTTCAATGCAAGCAACACtccctttttaaaaatgtctttatAATAGATTATATCTTGCAAATTGTTTTAAATTGCTTGAAATATGGTGtatttgtctgtctatctgtgttggccccgtgatgaggtggcgacttgtccagggtgtaacccgccttccgcccaaatgcagctgagataggctccagcaccccccgcgatcccgaaacggacaagtggtagaaaattgattgatGGATGTTGTATTTTCAATTAGATGACACTTTTGGAAAGGGTGCACCTTGAAGTTCCTCTACTTGGCCATAAGAGGGCAACAAAGTATTGTATTTGCTGTTGAACATTGAAACAGAACTGTTTTctcacaattattatttttattcactTATTTCCAGTTCTTTGGTCAAAGAAAAGAGACAAAAGCACCCGTCAACATTGTGACCAAACCCTATGTTGTCAACCGTAAGTTTTGGTGCCCTTTTGCACTACTACACTTCTAACTTTTCTCTTAGAATCCTAGTGGGCATAAATGCACCATGTAAGTCTGTGCTGCGAAACAAACTTAAAACATGTTCTGTTCCAGGGTTGGAGCAGGAGGCCAGCCTGCCGGGCAAAGACACCAAGACGTTATCTTCCGACTTGGTCGAGTATGTTCAACATATGATCCGAGAACACAAAGACAACTATAAGGTGAGCGTGAGATCAACAGCATTGGATACTTGCCGTCCCCACCATCAGTTGTCATAGGGGTGGTCATGGTGGTGTTATGCTTTTTCACAAAACAAGGTATTCTTCCAAAGTTGTACAATTTGGAAAAAGGCACCTGTATGTGCTATGTGTGGTTTTAAGCATTGAGAAAGaaaatacagtgcatccagaaagtattcacagcgcttcactttttccacattttgttatgttgcagctttattccaaaatggaatgaattcaTTTATGTCCTCAAAACCctacacacaataaataccccataatgacaatgtgaaaaagtttttagagtattttgcaaatgtatttaaactaaaatactaagaaatcacatgtccATAAGCATTCACAGCATTTGCCATGAAGATCAAAAGTGagatcctgtttcaactgatcatccttgagatggaGCACAGTTCAACTCTAATTAAGATGTAACTTAATTAGAGTTAATCTgtactcaatactttgttgatgcgccTCTTCAATCAGATTCAAGTCAGGGTTCTGGCTccgagtgccacccacactgttttaaatgtaacttagataatgggttcactatgtaaagcgctttgagtcactagagaaaagcgctatataaatgtacttaacttcactgattttgcaACAAGAGGTtccaagaaaaatgttttttttggtaatCAAAACTTAAATATCTGGTTGTCACCTTGACTTTATATGTCAAAACAagttattaatattctgtttgtaaaaaaacccaaattaTAATCAAATACAGTTGCCAATGCTAATTTTGTAATGAGCTTACTAGAcgtttattatcatatatattcactgttacaagtggccctctaagggcagccataattgtgaTGAGGCCCTCAATAAAAATAGGTTTGACAACCCTgtcctataataataataataatacattttacttacaaggtgcctttctgggcactcaaggacactgtacaaaatcaaaacaataaaataaaattggacaaaaacaacaacaaaaatagataagataagatgattacaatgaataagcagtcaggaaaagGTGTGtttggagtcttgatttgaagagggatattgagtaaattacgaaggtctggtggtaaagagttccaaagatgtggggcagagcggctgaaagctcgggcacccatggtggacagtttaaataaggggacagtgagatgatggatgaagaagatcttagggaacgtgagggcgtggcgacatggagcaggtcagagagataagacagagagaggttatggatagctttgaaagtgaggataattattttaaagtggatacaGTGTTcgatgggtagccagtggagttgctgcagaacaggggtgatgtgctggattgaaggtgttctggtgattatccgggctgcaaagttctggagaagctgaagttggtgaagtgacttgtgagggagaccaaacaggagagagttgcagtagtccaggtgagaggtgacaaggctatggactagtatggcagcagtatgtggtATGGTAAACTTTGTATTGAAACTAGAACACCtttttacagccctttgagacacttgtgatttagggctatataaataaacattgattgatttttagTATGTCCGTCATATGataaattttttaaatcagattaatttaatttatcatgattaatcacaggtgattactcgctTGTTTAACTGCAATCAACTTTAAGAAAATAcctcaatatttgtacacaaatgcattattggcagaatgtcatccaggaacattttcacattttacttgaatgcatataatttatttgcacaaaattgtgtgggggaaaaaaaagaaaaagtttgaagaaaaattacaaaaataagagAAATGAGTCTCATTTctcatcgttgtggcttgtgcagccctttgagacacccgtgatttagggctatataaataaactttgattgctaGATTACTAATTtttgtattcaatcaatcaatcaatcaatgtttatttatatagccctaaatcacaagtgtctcaaagggctgtacaagccacaacgacatcctcggtacagagccacaTGTATTGACATGCATGTATTGacatatgcattgatctgatcactaacCATATAACAGTTTGGGTATaagagcttgtacggtcaaaataaattgcatgattaatcttaagtttttttgattaatcatatcagttaactcgttaattttgacagtcctactttttagtattttatacggtgagtaattttattttgtttataactaCACTGTGGTTATCTTTTTGTTACACTTGTTTGACTGTTGAGAGTGGCCTTTGAAATATTACCTGTACTGTTGGTAAAGGTTTACAACAGGTAGAGCCTTGAAGTGAATTaataatttttgcattttttgaGATTGGCACAACTTTACAGTCAACCAGCAACACCAAGTAGGTAGTGTTTAATTGCGGATGTTTTACCATATTAAAACGTTTTGCGTCAAGGATGAAGCTAAAGCACAAATGTACGTGTTGTTCCTTCAAGGCCGCTGGAACTACTGATTGAAAAGACACGCTGGAGAGCATATTGTACAAACCAACCAAGTGTTTTACTCAGTGTGGTATGCAGCCCATATTTTATATGTAGAAAGACCTTATTCAAACTGATTTGTTATGGTTTTCCACAGCATGATACTCAATACAATTCTTGGAATACATTTTCCTTGGTTTCACCAATTTGACTTGCTACTGTGTTCACTCGTAGGCAATGGCCCGCGACGAGAAAAACTACTATCAAGACACACCCAAACAGATCAAGAGGAAAATCAACGAGTACAAGCGCTGCCACTCTGCACACTATGACTCTTTCATCAGCTCGCTCGTCTCCCCTGAGCCGACGATCCAGTGAGGACATTACAGACTCCACAAGTGAGAGTACAAACATTTTTTGGAACGCTAAATGGATAAGATCATTGCTAAACTTGTCAGGAGAGACTGTCCGCGTCTGCTGTAGGCATTAGCTTGATGTGAAATCACATTTCCACATAAGGACTGAGAAATGTGTGTGGAGAACgatatttttgaattttaatacaGTTGACCCACTTTGCGTTGATTGTTGACAGCAAAACCtccagtaaaaaaaatacattaaccaATAAGTGGTCCATCAAAATTAAAAGAGAAAACTTTCACCGGTCACCAATGACTAAATATGTCTGCTTCCcaaaacacaaatgtttttttgatatattttttttttttacacaagtcAGTATGGGCAGCACAGTGTCGCAGggattagtgcgtgtgcctcactcCTCCTGGGTTCGATGCCCGGCCTCGGGGTCTTTTTGTGTAAAGTCTGCaggttctccctgtgactgcgtggcttccctccgggtactccggcttcctcccacttccaaacacacctggggataggctgattggcaacactaaattgtccctagtgtgtgaatgttgtctgtctgtctatctgtgttggccctgtgatgaggtggcgacttgtccagggtgtactctgccttccgcccgaatgcagctgagataggctccagcaccctccgtgaccccgaaagggacaagaggtagaaaatggatggatggataagtcaGTGGCCTAGTAAGAAAAGTTAACCCAAAACTTTAGCCTGAAAGGGTCCTTTTAAATATCCTCacgatataccggtattattGTTAATACCGGTGTATTTtagaaaatgttttatatttgagAATATACCGCCGTATCTCTTGATGTGCCTGACGGTGGCGAGCTGAGTCGGGGTAGGAAAGGTCTAGTATGCGTCTGTAGTTGCTACCGCGCACAGCTGACGTACCCGCACCGTATCTCCGGCAGCTGGCGGGGAGCGAGGCAGCGGCTCCTTATTGACCAGAGGAAGCACAAGCCAAGGAAAAAATTCAAAAGAGTAGCCATCACAGCCGACAAACTgtcgctgctaactgctaaagctagcAAAAATAGCCATCCGTCCgttatctaccgcttgtccctttcggggttgcgggggtgctggagcctatcccagttgagtTGAAACCCTCACTGACGTCACATGTTGCTTGGCAACACACACGCTGCCCTCATAAACCTCTCAACTgcgtaaaacatattttaaaggtTTTTATTAATTTAAGTAATGCATTAATTATAAATTACATTGATTAAAGAGTATTTCCATTAGTAATGAAATGTATTTTTTGGTAACTacaattaataaaacattttaaaagtaatttgcAGAACACTGGTCATTATAGTAATGTGGTGTTGAGTATAAAGTAAAcactttgcatgttttgtttaaaatacCATAATATACTGTTTATCGCCATTCGACTTAGAAATACCGGGATATCAGTTtaggtccatatcgcccagcgtAATATCCTCACTCATTTGTCCCTAATGACAAAACATTGCCAGCTTCCCATCAGTATTGTTTTAGTATTAACCCTTTAAAGGCAAGTTTTTTATACATGCTCCACtccctttttttaaacataagaaatacaacacacagatGCACCATTATCCAACATCAAAGtcaagaaattgttttttttgtttttttaatgaaaactttttttcttcatgctttgaatgggaaaagGTATTGCTCGCTGGTGACAAATACTGAGGATTTGTTAAAATGCATGATCACATTAGTTTAAGGCATATGTGGGATCATTTAGGAACAATATTTTTGTGTAGCTTTTGTCATTTTAGCTGAATTTAAGGAGCAGTGATGACTGTTCTAAAAACAAATCTTCGACCTATATGTATATTCTTTCAATACAGCCAACATTGCTTGAAAAAACAACCGAATGGTCTTTAGCACCTTAGAAAATAGTGAAATATActttggacaagcggtagaaaatggatggatgaactttATTATAATCTTTCAAGTCTACTGTGTGCTTTGATATGTCCTAATAAAATGTTTCCACAATCAATGTTCATATTGTGTCACAGAGCAGCTATGTCACACTTGCAATTCATAACAAACTTGATCTTTTATTTGCACTAAACAATGACTAACCTGCTCTATGAAACCTACTGCTTGTGGAACTTTGCCCAGTCAAACAAGAAGTATAGTATAGATGGTATGGATTGATGCTTGTGATTGCACTGGTATGAACAATATCACAACGTGTGTACATACTGTGAATTTGTAATAGGAGGCTGAAAGTACaaaacatatttaatattttccaCACATTTAAAATGTGTTATAACATGCACAGATGCTACACCACTTTGCatcaacacatactgtacaaagacCAATACAGGTCTAGTCAAAAGTGCGGCCATCAATACGCTGCCAAAACATCTTTTACAACTGTAGCGCATCAAACAGAATAAAACATCACATTCATTACAAATGACTGCTGCTCTAACTCGCTGCATGAACGAAGCCACGAATAGTCCAAAACAGTTGCAAAACATGAGCGACGAGCCGTTTCTTTTTGCTTCCTCACTGTGGCCTCAATAACATCAAAAAGGCCAAAGAATAATTTGATTTGTTTTGGATGTGCCGCATTTGAAACACCATTCATTTTTCGATGCTTGTTGAAGTTTTACATAAGTTGTTACCGTAAAACATGAGCTTTTTTTGAGTAACATTTGAACATCCAGAATTGTCCcacaagtgttaaaaataagttaaccccTGAATTATAAAACTAAATGAATGTAAAAACTACTTGCATCTTGAATACACCAACATAATGGACAGTAAAAATGTGCTCTTGTTTCATTTTGTGCTAGTCATTAGCCAGTATGCTCTCAGCTATGTGTTTTTTACAGTTacgtaaaaaataaaaaggaCACCATGGTGACTTGTGTAAGCCAAATCCTgaacttttgtaaaaaaaatctattttcataACCAGAGCACAATAAAACCtgtttactaccttctaaatacAAATTTTAAACATAATGAGAGCCCTATAGACATGAAATAATCCCCTTTATTTGCCTTTACACTCTTctcatccaatatagtaatgctaccTGTGGCTTAGCCAATTAGTGGCCGCAATACTGAACAGCACGCTCTATGATTAGTTTGGTCTcagagtggccaatactactatagtattgatatttttttgtttttttaaccattttaatgcttaaaaatgcttaattaaggaccaaaaaagtgtaaaatatgctttaaaaatacatatatatatttttaaaaatctgcgCTTTGGTAAAGCCGCAAAATTTGAAGGGCAAGGGACGACTGTGTTGGTAAAATCCACTTCTGTATGCAACCAATACTTAACAAAATGCTCTCTTCCAAGC
This Entelurus aequoreus isolate RoL-2023_Sb linkage group LG05, RoL_Eaeq_v1.1, whole genome shotgun sequence DNA region includes the following protein-coding sequences:
- the nop16 gene encoding nucleolar protein 16, with protein sequence MANTKRSNKRKKFDYNKNRKNVKSRSIKKANPRIEMKDIRNAWDQRKSTSTNLREMGLSFDPNRSLPIKKDSFFGQRKETKAPVNIVTKPYVVNRLEQEASLPGKDTKTLSSDLVEYVQHMIREHKDNYKAMARDEKNYYQDTPKQIKRKINEYKRCHSAHYDSFISSLVSPEPTIQ